From the genome of Oncorhynchus masou masou isolate Uvic2021 unplaced genomic scaffold, UVic_Omas_1.1 unplaced_scaffold_845, whole genome shotgun sequence:
GTAGGGTAGGGTGAGTGAGACCAAGGTGATTCCCTGTGAGTGAGTTGACTGGGTGATTCCCTGTGAGTAGGGTATAGACCAagggtggtgagttgatgggtgATTCCCAGTGAGTAGAGACCAAGGGTGAGTGAGTTGACTGGGTGATTCCCTGTGAGTAGGGTATAGACCAAGGGTGAGTGAGTTGACTGGGTGATTCCCTGTGAGTAGGGTATAGACCAAGGGTGAGTGAGTTGACTGGGTGATTCCCTGTGAGTAGGGTATAGACCAAGGGTGAGTGAGTTGACTGGGTGATTCCTGAGTAAGGTTGGATTTATTGAGTTTATAACCATAGGGATCAACTGCACTGTCATGATGGAGTGGAAGTCACAGCAGATAGATGTGGTAGTTGCAGAAGCAGAGAAGTATTTGGGTGTAAGAGATATCACTGCAGTAGTTTGCGAGAAGGGGTTACATCATGTCAGGCTGATGGCCTGGTGTAGGATCGTTTAGGGCCAAAGTAGTGGGATGGGGtggtgttttttggggggatagGGTTTAGGTGCAGGGTTAGATGGTGTTGCAATTTTACCATTCCCCTTTTCCCTgtattttctatttattttttgtGTCTAAAATTAACAATCTGCACTCTGCACTCTGGCGTCTCGCCTGCCTTAAAGTTACATGAAAAAGAAGAATACAGTCTTGGGTAGTGATAGAGGATGGATCTCGGTGTAACTGGACCCACACTCAGTTAATGTTCTCATCGATAAAACGTCTGATCTCAATACATTTTTCTGTTCCCATAACTAGAATATGTTACAAACACAGTGCACCAAGTTTTATGGACTTGACCCTTTGACACATTTTCCAAATATTTTGTTGTTTAGGTATAAcggcacaaggtgagacccatatgcagacacaggaggcagatggttcgagtctctgatatttattgaaATACAAGGGGCAGGCAATGGGCAGGTCTCGGACAAACAGAAATTCATTAACCAGGTCAGGGTTCGAAAGGTACAGTGGGGTCAGTTAGGCTTGAGGTCAAGGCAGGCTGAATggacaggcaggcgggctcagtgtcagggcaggcagaatggatCAGAACCGGGAGGGCTAGAAAAACAGAGACGAGGAGAGCAGGAGCATGGAAAAAAACACACTGGTAAGCTTGAcaagacaagatgaactggcaacagacaaacagagaacacaggtataaatacactggggataatgaggaagatgtGCGACACctagagggggtggagacaagcacaaagacaggtgaaacagatcagggtgtgacattaggAGTGCAAGGTCGAGTTGAGTTTGTGCACATGCGCAATTCACGGAGGAGGTGCAAATACATGCTATACCATGCCAATAGATTCTCGCTAGCTCGTCCTTGGTTTTGcgcacctccttgcttgttctacCCAGTATGCTTCATTTGCTCCCACTGTAAACGACATAGATGAACGATCGGAGGAGGAAAGATGGTAGAAGTGGATGCTGAGTTTGAATTAAGCAGCGCGTCGAGTACATTTGGTGAAGACGAATGTTCTGAATGGACTACAgtagctttctctacccttaaccttgttctgaacacctccaaaacaaaggtcatgtggtttggtaagaagaatacccttctccccacaggtgtgattactacctctgaaggTTAAGAGCTTGAGGTAATCaccaagtacttgggagtatggctagacggtacactgtccttctctcagcacatatcaaatttgcaggctaaagttaaatctagacttggtttcctctatcgtaatcgctcctccttcaccccagctgccaaactaaacctaattcagatgaccatccGACCCATGCTAAattacggagacatcatttatagatcggcaagtaaaggtgctctcgagcggctagatgttctttaccatccggccatcagatttgccaccaatgctcattataggacacatcactgcactctatactcctctgtaaattgGTCATCTCTGTAAATCCGTCGCaaaacccactggttgatgcttatttataaaaccctcttaggcctcactcccccctatctgagatatctactgcagccctcatcctccacatacaacacccgttctgccagtcacattctgtttaaGGTCccgaaagcacacacatccccgggtcgctcgtcttttcagttcgctgcagctatcgactggaacgagctgcaacaaacactcaaactggacagttttatctcaatctcttcattcaaagactcaatcatggacactcttactgacagttgtggctactTTGAGTgatatattgttgtctctaccttcttgccctttgtgctgttgtctgtgcccaataatgtttggtTCAGGTTGAATACCTGAACACAATTCCTGGTGTGGTTGGTGCCTGGCGTCTGACCCAATGGGTGaatggagaaaaagagaaaagtCTATCGGTACTGTTGTTGTTGATAAACAGCACATCCCTTCCCATGTGAAGCTTGGTTATGTAAGATACACCGTAAGAGCTTTCGTCCCCAAACCACTGCAGTGTGAAAACTTTAAAGGATTTTGCCGTGTTTCAAGTGTGTGCAGATGAACAGAGTATATAGAAGAACATTGTGTAGAAGGACGACAGTGTTGCTATTGTGGTGGGGATCATGATCCTGAGTTCCTGGAGTGCCCTGTAAGGGTGAAGGAGGTTAGGGTGGCAAAAGTTAGCAGTCAATCGAATATCCTATGTGGAgacgatcaaatcaaatcaaactttgtcacatgcgctgaatacaacaggtgtagaccttaccgtgaaatgcttacttgcaagcccttaacaaacaatgcagttcaataaagAGTAAAGAAACATTTCTCAAAATGAActgatataaaaaataataaaaagtagcaCAGTAAAATAGCaaaaacaaggctatatacaggtggtaacggtacagagtcaatgtgcagggtacaggttagttgaggtaatttgtacatctGTATAGGGGtggattaattgttcagcagtcttattgttttggggtagaagctgttaaggagccttttggtcctagacctgCAGCTCTGGTACAGCttgtcatgcggtagcagagagaacaatctatgattTGAGTGACtgggagtctttgacaattttttgggccttccactgacaccccctagtatatacagttgaagttggacatttacatataccttagccaaatacatttaaactcagtttttcacaattcttgacatttaatcccagtaaaaattccctgtcttaagtcagttaggatcaccactttattttaagaatgtaaaatgtcagaataatattagagagaatattttttttcagcttttatttctttcatcatattcccagtgggtcatacactcaattagtatttggtagcatctccctgacagagcaggtgtaactgagtcaggttagtaggcctccttgctcgcacacgctttttcagttctgcctacaaatgttctataggattaagttcagggcattgtgatggccactccaatgccttgactttgttgtccttaagccattttgccacaactgtggaaatatgcttggggtcaatgtctatctgtaagacccatttgcgacaaagcgttaacttcctgactgatgtcttgagatgttgcttcaatatatccacataattttcctacctcatgatgccatctattttgtgaagtgcaccagtctctcctgcagcaaagcaccctcacaacatgatgctgccaccccctgtgcttcacagatgggatggtgttcttcagcttgcaagcctccccctatttcctccaaacataacgatggtcattatggctaaacaattctattttttgtttcatcagaccagaggacatttctccaaaaagtacgatctttgtccccatgtgcagttgcaaaccgtagtctggctttttatagTTGGTTTTGCAGCAGTGACTCcaaaaatgtcaggaattgtgaaaaactgagtttaaatgtaattggctaaggtgtatgtaaacttcagacttcaactgaagatacttttgtacctgtttcctccagcatgttcacaaggtcctttgctgttgttctgggattgatttgcacttttcacaccaaagtacgttcatctctaggagacagaacacatctccttcctgagcggtatgacggctgtgtggtcacatgttgtttatacttgcgtactgttgcttatacagatgaacgtggtaccttgaggcgtttggaaattgctcccaaggatgaaccaggcgtgtggaggtctacaatttttttctgaggtcttggctgatttctttagatttccccatgatgtcaagcaaagaggcactgagtttgaaagtaggccttgaaattcatctacaggtacacctccaattgactcaaatgatgtcaattagtcgatcagaagcttctaaagccatgaaatcattttctggaattttccaagctgtttaaaggcacagtcaacttagtgtatgtaaacttctgatttcaactgtaaGTCCtgaatgatgtactgggccgtacacacgaCCCTCTGTAGTGGCTTACGGTGAAATGCCGAGCAGTTCCATACCAGGCGGCGATGCAGCCGGTCAGGATGCTCTGTATAACTTTGTgttcagctgtagaactttttgagtatctggggacccatgacaaattctttcagtctcctgagggggaaaaggtgttttcgtgccctcttcacaactgtcttagtgtgtttggtcCATGATAGTTAATTGGcgatgtggacactaaggaacttgaaactctcgaccctctccactagagccccgttgatgttaatgggggcctgttcggcccgccatTTCCGTAGTCCATTGAGGGagtcacattgagggagaggttgttgttctggcaccacactgccaggtctctgacctcctccctataggctgtctcattgtcatcggtgatcaggcctaccactgttgtgtcgtcaaaaaacttattgatggtgttggagtcgtttttggccacgcagttgtgagtgaacagggagtacaggaggggactaagacaAGGGATGCTAGTGAAGATGTGGTAGTGGATACAATACAGCCTGTAGTAAATGTTTGCTACCATACAAAAGATACCCTGTGTGTTAAAAAGGTGGATTTTGTTGCGTCCATTGCCACAGTTATAAACTGTACAGCACAAGTCTCAAAGAAGTTGAAGAAACTGGACATTATTGTGGCTGCGGCAGAAAAGTGTTTGGGACTCAATGATTCTGGATTCTTGAAGATTCTCAAGGATCTGTAGACTTACAAGGATCTGTAGACTTACAAGGGTCTGTAGACTTACAAGGGCACCAGAATACCCAACCTCCCAGGTTCCCCTTGAGCCTGTGTAGGGATCAGATTTTGTTCAATTTACTTATTTATTTGAACAGTTTTTGGGAAGTGTTTTGTTAGTTCAGTTTTTTGGGTGATTCCTGTTTCCATCCTGTATAGTAGGTGGTGGAATGCACATTCAATTGTGATCATCAATATACCATAGAAGAAGACACAAATGAACTATTTTGGGTTAGTTATAAATACCTTTGACTACAAGCATGCAAGCTCTATACAAAAAAAGTATTTCAGACTCACTTCTTGCTACGCAGTTGACTAAGTGAAAGAGAAATTATGACAGACACTTCTTGCTACGCAGTTTAAGTTGAAGGGAAAGTCTGTCAGACTCACTTCTTACTACACAAGGCTATATTATCAAAATCATGGGCaaactgtctgtctttctgtttgttcTGTCGTTTTACACCATTGTCAACGCAGGTAAGGGTTTAACTTTCTACCTCATTTAATGATTTATTATGTCATTAAATGTGAAATGTACCTGTTGTCAGGGTTGCGAGTAGCCTACAGGCTATACTGATATCACGTATTATTGATATCTAGGCTACATGGCGCACTgatgatgtgaatcacactgctgctctctaatTTATTTGCGCCTTACGAATTGTGAAGGAAAAGGGCATGTCTAGttagttgcacaactgaatgcattcagctGAAATGTGTTTTCCGCATTCccgatttgtgaacagccatccacaagaactgcacctctctgattcagaaggaTGATCTATATTTCCATATTATGTTATAAAATGTGTATAATATCACTCCTCTCCCAGGTCCAGGATCACATTCTCTGTGGGCACTTGCAACATATATCAACGGAGAGACGCCTTTCCCTGAGTTTACGGTTGTGGTGATGCTGGATGATGTTCAAGTGACTTATTATGACTCCAACGATAAACAGTCTGTCTACAGGGGACAACATATCACAGACAAAACTGAGGATGATGACACTCAGGATGAAGCTTATATATTTGGAGATATATACCAAAGCATGAAAGACAGATCAGTTGAACTAAAGCACCACTTTAATCTCACGGAAGGTGTTCAAGTTCAGCAAAGATTGACTGGCTGTGAGATGTTGGACAATGATAAACCGGCCTTGGCCATGTTTAAGAACATTTTCAATGGCATTTCTGAAGATTATGCTTTGTATTACAACACGACACATTTTACATACGATGCTGGTAAACTACTtctaggatgggatgggataatGCAAACAATAATGAAGACAAAATTTGAGAATTTTTACCTTCCCATTTGCATCAAAAACCTGAAGAGATtcctgaagagagagaagaacgTTGTGATGCGTAAAGTTCCTCCCAGACTCAGGTTGATAAAGAAAG
Proteins encoded in this window:
- the LOC135537814 gene encoding major histocompatibility complex class I-related gene protein-like, translating into MGKLSVFLFVLSFYTIVNAGPGSHSLWALATYINGETPFPEFTVVVMLDDVQVTYYDSNDKQSVYRGQHITDKTEDDDTQDEAYIFGDIYQSMKDRSVELKHHFNLTEGVQVQQRLTGCEMLDNDKPALAMFKNIFNGISEDYALYYNTTHFTYDAGKLLLGWDGIMQTIMKTKFENFYLPICIKNLKRFLKREKNVVMRKVPPRLRLIKKEVSGGFQVSCLAFGFYPRHINMTLLRDGQPVAEQELTGGEVLPSGDGNYQLRKSLEVSTEELKKRHNYTCTASHLSLDNKLDVSWESGAERVHLSTLSVLLVMLLVVILLGIFICVKRRWSNTASQSKLVNVDATVSDKTNLSSDSET